The following coding sequences are from one Rutidosis leptorrhynchoides isolate AG116_Rl617_1_P2 chromosome 11, CSIRO_AGI_Rlap_v1, whole genome shotgun sequence window:
- the LOC139877655 gene encoding uncharacterized protein has product MVAEAPFRPREQLIEKQRLFQSIHKHTHLKGPMDKLTSVAIPMALAGSCLFLIGRGIYNMSHGIGKKE; this is encoded by the exons ATGGTTGCTGAGGCTCCTTTTAGACCAAGAGAGCAGCTCATTGAGAAGCAAAGATTGTTTCAAAGCATCCACAAACACACCCATTTGAAAGGTCCAATGGACAAGCTTACCTCAGTTGCCATTCCTATGGCTCTCGCTGGTTCTTGCCTGTTCCTCATC GGACGGGGGATCTATAACATGTCTCATGGGATCGGCAAGAAAGAATGA